A section of the Rhipicephalus sanguineus isolate Rsan-2018 chromosome 11, BIME_Rsan_1.4, whole genome shotgun sequence genome encodes:
- the LOC119375427 gene encoding uncharacterized protein K02A2.6-like — protein MASAFLQPPAHFEPGDNPQQAWDDWKEAYNIYEQALYKNVIQASAVFNTMKQKENQTFDEFVTDLRRQAEKCDFWEKKDRLIGDRIVVGIRDAALRERLFRERDLTLVQIITTCKAAEISKKHVKELQEPNFEVQALQKPKQWNSQKPATMENRQQKPQLKLQQKRSRCGTTHRPRECPAYGCNCYHCGKFGHFASLCRQRQRGSSTSRQRIGLLEDPQSLDLHNINCNSEWTETVNVNGHNVSFKLDTGSDVNIMPKNQLSAWSSQPAFKPTAARVTTYTGQQLPIDAECELRCSTKEKECTMKFLVVSQPLKPILGANACEALNLVTRRQPQQTTVAACTATQRLENVLNDFPDVFEGMGKLPGVYSIQLKEGVTPTVSAPRRVPSALEHKVKEELQRMQQNGIIAEITEPSEWVHPIVIITKKDGSVRLCLDPRNLNKAIKRQHYQVPVAEELFANLSGAKIFSVLDAKSAFYQLVLDEASSRLCTFTTPWGRYRFLRVPFGIATAPELFQQAIDRVFERQLTVKPYFDDVLVASRNFEEHEKDLRNVLTVARANNLKLNKAKLQLGLTDILTGLVTPVADGC, from the coding sequence tgtacaaAAACGTAATACAGGCGTCTGCTGTGTTCAACACgatgaagcaaaaagaaaaccagacattcgacgagttcgtaaCGGACCTTCGGAGGCAAGCAGAAAAATGTGACTTTTGGGAGAAAAAAGACCGACTTATTGGCGACCGCATCGTCGTAGGAATCAGAGATGCAGCATTAAGAGAGCGCCTTTTTCGCGAACGGGACCTCACACTCGTCCAAATCATAACAACGTGCAAGGCAGCGGAAATATCCAAGAAGCACGTAAAAGAGCTCCAGGAGCCGAATTTTGAAGTGCAAGCCCTACAGAAGCCGAAACAATGGAACTCACAAAAACCAGCAACAATGGAGAACCGGCAACAGAAACCACAGCTGAAGCTGCAACAAAAGCGTTCACGCTGTGGAACAACGCACAGACCACGCGAATGCCCTGCCTACGGTTGCAACTGTTACCACTGTGGCAAGTTCGGGCATTTCGCCAGCCTGTGTAGGCAACGCCAACGAGGCAGCAGTACCTCCCGCCAGCGAATAGGTCTCCTCGAAGATCCGCAGAGTCTCGACCTCCACAACATCAACTGCAACTCGGAGTGGACAGAAACGGTCAACGTAAATGGCCACAACGTCAGCTTCAAGCTAGACACCGGCTCCGACGTAAACATAATGCCAAAAAACCAGCTCAGCGCATGGTCATCGCAGCCTGCATTCAAGCCAACAGCAGCACGAGTGACAACTTATACGGGACAGCAACTTCCCATCGACGCTGAATGCGAGCTGCGCTGCTCAACTAAAGAAAAAGAGTGCACCATGAAGTTTCTCGTCGTCAGCCAACCGCTGAAGCCGATTTTGGGCGCCAACGCATGCGAAGCCCTGAATCTGGTCACGAGAAGGCAACCGCAGCAAACAACTGTAGCTGCGTGCACAGCAACGCAACGACTTGAAAACGTGCTCAACGACTTTCCTGATGTATTTGAAGGCATGGGAAAACTACCTGGAGTCTATTCCATACAACTGAAGGAAGGAGTAACTCCCACGGTGTCAGCTCCCCGCCGTGTACCCAGCGCATTAGAGCACAAAGTCAAAGAAGAACTGCAACGAATGCAACAAAATGGAATCATCGCCGAAATCACAGAGCCTTCGGAGTGGGTCCATCCGATTGTTATCATCACCAAAAAAGACGGCAGCGTCCGCCTGTGCTTAGATCCTCGGAACTTAAATAAGGCCATCAAAAGACAACACTACCAGGTGCCTGTGGCGGAGGAACTCTTCGCAAACTTGAGCGGTGCAAAAATATTCTCCGTCCTTGACGCGAAAAGTGCTTTCTACCAACTGGTCTTGGATGAAGCAAGTTCACGTTTGTGTACGTTCACGACGCCCTGGGGAAGATATCGATTTCTTCGTGTACCATTTGGCATCGCAACAGCCCCCGAGCTCTTCCAGCAAGCTATTGACAGGGTCTTCGAACGGCAACTTACCGTCAAGCCCTACTTCGACGACGTTCTGGTCGCGTCACGAAACTTTGAAGAGCATGAGAAAGACCTCAGGAATGTGCTCACAGTAGCACGCGCCAACAACCTAAAACTCAACAAAGCCAAGCTCCAGCTGGGTTTGACAGATATTCTGACAGGCTTGGTGACACCGGTTGCAGACGGATGCTGA